In Populus alba chromosome 1, ASM523922v2, whole genome shotgun sequence, a single window of DNA contains:
- the LOC118055197 gene encoding pentatricopeptide repeat-containing protein At4g14050, mitochondrial, producing the protein MLPSNFLRLLDSQSKLNLGCQDLSSLIPSYLHRLKLCTKHQASLNARKIHAQIVKSGLNQCQPLPNTLLDAYGKCNLLQDAHYLFEEMPQRDHVSWASILTAYNQAKLPNKTLSIFHYMFTTDRLQPDHFVYATLLKACASLCALRLGKQVHARFVLSPFVDDDVVKSSLVDMYAKCGLPSIARSVFDSILVKTSVSWTAMLSGYARSGLKDEAMELFLRTPVRNLYSWTALISGLVQSGYCIDGCYMFIEMRREGVDIVDPLVLSSVVGACANLAVLGLGKQIHGLVIGSGYESCLFISNALVDMYAKCSDILAARNVFNRMLHRDVVSWTSIIVGAAQHGRAKEALDLYDQMVLAGIKPNEVTFVGLIYACSHAGLVSKGRKLFKAMIEDYRISPSLQLFTCFLDLLSRSGHLNEAEDLIKTMPHKPDEPSWAALLSACKHHGNTEMGLRIADRLLSLNMHEPSTYVLLSNVYAGAGKWEQMSRVRKLMADMEVKRKPGYSSIDLGKESQVFHAGETCHPMKDEIFGLLKELDAEMRKRGYIPDTSYVLHDMEEQEKERELFWHSERWAVAYGLLKAVPGTVIRIVKNLRICGDCHTFLKLTSSIVHREIIVRDATRYHHFKDGRCSCNDFW; encoded by the coding sequence ATGTTACCATCAAACTTCTTAAGGTTGTTGGATTCACAGAGCAAACTAAATTTGGGTTGCCAGGACTTGTCCTCGCTAATCCCCTCCTATCTTCACCGCCTCAAACTCTGCACCAAACACCAAGCCTCATTAAATGCCAGAAAAATCCATGCCCAGATCGTTAAAAGTGGCCTAAACCAATGCCAACCCTTACCCAACACGCTCTTGGATGCATATGGCAAATGTAATCTGCTTCAAGATGCACATTACCTGTTCGAAGAAATGCCTCAAAGAGACCATGTCTCCTGGGCCTCGATTCTCACTGCATACAATCAAGCAAAGCTCCCCAACAAGACTCTATCTATTTTCCATTATATGTTCACTACTGATAGGCTTCAACCGGACCATTTTGTGTATGCTACTCTCCTTAAGGCGTGCGCTAGCTTATGCGCTTTAAGGCTAGGCAAACAAGTGCATGCTCGCTTTGTTTTATCCCcttttgttgatgatgatgttgttAAATCATCTTTGGTTGATATGTATGCAAAATGTGGATTGCCAAGTATTGCGCGTAGTGTATTTGATTCAATTTTGGTGAAAACTTCAGTTTCTTGGACCGCAATGTTATCTGGGTATGCTAGGAGTGGGTTAAAAGATGAGGCTATGGAGTTATTTTTAAGGACTCCAGTAAGGAATTTGTATTCTTGGACTGCTTTGATATCTGGATTGGTGCAGAGTGGATATTGTATTGATGGTTGTTATATGTTTATTGAAATGAGAAGAGAAGGGGTTGATATAGTAGACCCATTAGTCCTTTCAAGTGTAGTTGGTGCCTGTGCTAATTTAGCAGTTTTGGGACTTGGAAAGCAAATTCATGGCCTAGTTATTGGTTCTGGCTATGAATCTTGCTTGTTCATAAGCAATGCACTTGTGGACATGTATGCAAAATGTAGTGATATTTTAGCAGCCAGGAATGTTTTTAATAGAATGCTTCATAGAGATGTTGTCTCCTGGACTTCTATAATAGTTGGGGCAGCTCAGCATGGTAGAGCCAAGGAAGCATTGGATTTATATGATCAAATGGTTTTAGCTGGAATAAAACCAAATGAAGTGACCTTTGTTGGATTGATCTATGCTTGCAGCCATGCTGGGTTAGTCAGCAAGGGCCGGAAGCTTTTCAAGGCGATGATTGAGGATTATAGGATTAGTCCCTCCTTGCAACTCTTCACATGCTTCTTGGACCTTCTTAGTCGATCTGGGCACCTCAACGAGGCTGAGGATCTGATTAAAACAATGCCGCATAAGCCTGATGAACCTTCATGGGCAGCTTTATTAAGCGCTTGCAAACACCATGGAAATACTGAAATGGGACTGAGGATTGCTGATCGTCTACTGAGCTTGAATATGCATGAGCCTTCAACCTATGTACTGTTATCTAATGTTTATGCAGGTGCTGGTAAGTGGGAACAGATGTCAAGAGTTAGAAAGTTGATGGCAGATATGGAAGTTAAGAGGAAGCCTGGTTATAGTTCCATTGACCTTGGAAAGGAAAGCCAAGTATTCCATGCAGGGGAAACATGTCATCCCATGAAGGATGAAATATTTGGTTTGCTTAAAGAATTGGATGCAGAGATGAGGAAAAGGGGTTATATACCTGATACTAGCTATGTTCTACATGACATGGAAGAGCAAGAGAAGGAGCGGGAGCTTTTCTGGCATAGTGAGAGATGGGCTGTAGCTTATGGACTGCTTAAGGCTGTTCCAGGAACAGTTATACGGATTGTGAAAAATCTTCGTATTTGTGGAGATTGCCATACCTTTCTCAAACTCACTAGTAGCATTGTGCATAGAGAAATTATTGTCCGAGATGCCACAAGGTATCATCATTTTAAAGATGGAAGATGTTCATGCAATGATTTTTGGTga